Proteins encoded within one genomic window of Camelina sativa cultivar DH55 chromosome 19, Cs, whole genome shotgun sequence:
- the LOC109131046 gene encoding coatomer subunit gamma, translating to MQSCEGTETVASNARSHTSLLSGLYIGNVKVLVKAQFGMDSSKEIVMKLAVRAEDPSVSDAIHALVANG from the exons ATGCAGTCTTGTGAG GGGACGGAGACAGTTGCGAGCAACGCAAGGTCACACACAAGTTTACTATCAGGTTTGTACATAGGGAACGTGAAAGTGTTGGTGAAGGCACAATTTGGAATGGACAGCTCAAAAGAAATTGTAATGAAACTGGCTGTTCGAGCAGAGGATCCATCTGTCAGCGATGCGATTCACGCACTTGTTGCCAACGGCTAA